The following coding sequences are from one Microbacterium sp. SORGH_AS_0969 window:
- a CDS encoding DUF6119 family protein: MVQLAATKRTTLYRMLEGGTLETALTESRRESDDDFTVTDLVIEKRPARLVAGSITTRAKWATDLKLLTGQSVSLSNSSPGAALLIQDAGEVVWAVTWGTGFHFLDSEQIDFGFGAGIVARSALPAEVKSLTKTILDHRARVDRSSMPNGSTIRDLGVDGYGEVVTRIEAKAVIADLTVGDKVIQLRAADSLNVPLAKSPERLMADLEVLHELSLRQILPGLESLEQLIALKPKDSRVPALDQKLVEALKVNGSHRLGIAWPHERLDVYGPVMSVKVTGFGDRERRVSEQAPEISDVLAWFAEIPAEEVLDRLKAVRVELHSEADPQGHTLAATPVPLRRWLAFEVEDGNQRFCLHDGSWYRMDDQYLARIDARVNEILAEPASLQLPPWGSEYEDKYNQKTAKALAGYCLDRKLITTPLHSRGGIEPCDVFVPPGILIHVKRGRSSADLSHLLAQGLVSTDALARDENARAAWRARIEEESGGTVKNAELKEVVLAIGSEHPVTVDTLFTFTKVNLVKQFDALRYLGVQVHVTTVSPPTAHP, encoded by the coding sequence ATGGTCCAGCTCGCCGCGACGAAGCGCACGACTCTCTACAGGATGCTCGAGGGAGGCACGCTCGAGACGGCGCTGACCGAATCCCGACGAGAATCTGATGACGATTTCACCGTCACAGACCTCGTGATCGAGAAGCGTCCCGCCCGGCTGGTCGCGGGATCGATCACCACGAGGGCGAAGTGGGCGACGGACCTGAAGCTCCTCACCGGTCAGTCGGTATCGCTCTCGAACAGCTCCCCAGGTGCCGCGCTCTTGATCCAAGATGCAGGCGAGGTGGTCTGGGCTGTCACGTGGGGAACTGGTTTCCACTTCCTGGATTCAGAGCAGATCGACTTCGGTTTCGGAGCCGGGATCGTCGCCCGTTCCGCGCTTCCCGCTGAGGTGAAGTCACTGACGAAAACGATTCTTGATCACCGCGCCCGCGTCGATCGCAGCTCTATGCCGAACGGCAGCACCATTCGGGACCTTGGCGTCGACGGGTACGGCGAGGTCGTCACCCGAATCGAAGCTAAGGCCGTCATCGCCGACCTTACCGTCGGAGATAAGGTGATCCAGCTCCGAGCCGCTGACTCCTTGAATGTCCCCCTCGCCAAATCACCCGAGCGGCTGATGGCCGACCTCGAAGTGCTCCATGAACTCTCCCTACGTCAAATCCTCCCGGGTCTTGAGAGCCTCGAACAACTGATCGCGCTCAAGCCGAAGGACAGTCGAGTGCCGGCGTTGGATCAGAAGCTTGTTGAAGCACTCAAGGTGAACGGATCCCATCGCCTCGGTATCGCTTGGCCACATGAACGCCTCGACGTCTACGGGCCCGTGATGAGCGTCAAGGTCACCGGCTTCGGAGACCGTGAACGGCGCGTTTCAGAGCAGGCACCAGAAATCAGCGACGTCCTCGCCTGGTTCGCTGAAATCCCCGCCGAAGAGGTTCTTGACCGCCTGAAGGCCGTCCGGGTTGAGCTACACAGTGAGGCCGACCCCCAAGGGCACACGCTCGCGGCTACCCCCGTACCCCTCCGCCGCTGGCTCGCTTTCGAGGTCGAGGACGGTAACCAGCGCTTCTGCCTGCACGACGGCAGTTGGTATCGGATGGATGACCAGTACCTTGCGCGGATCGACGCACGGGTGAATGAGATCCTCGCCGAGCCGGCATCACTGCAGCTGCCACCGTGGGGCTCGGAGTATGAGGACAAGTACAACCAGAAGACAGCCAAGGCGCTGGCGGGCTACTGCCTGGATCGCAAGCTGATCACAACTCCCCTGCACTCGCGAGGCGGTATTGAGCCGTGCGATGTGTTCGTTCCGCCAGGCATCTTGATTCATGTCAAGCGCGGCCGAAGCTCTGCAGATTTGAGTCACCTTCTCGCGCAGGGTCTCGTCTCCACCGACGCCCTTGCCCGCGACGAGAACGCGCGTGCCGCATGGCGCGCGCGGATCGAAGAGGAAAGCGGCGGCACGGTCAAGAACGCCGAGCTCAAAGAAGTGGTCCTGGCGATCGGCAGTGAGCACCCCGTCACTGTCGACACGCTGTTCACGTTCACCAAGGTCAACCTCGTGAAGCAGTTCGATGCGCTTCGCTACCTGGGAGTTCAGGTGCACGTAACAACCGTGAGCCCCCCCACGGCACATCCGTGA
- a CDS encoding ATP-dependent endonuclease, which translates to MHIDRVDVERFLGFEHLSIEVDPQLQLIAGPNNAGKSSLLRILETFFSDPGKDDLQRLKPLHEYYVHGGPRMMSSIQVQFTGLDENEAEYFADAVTKGVFAIKILCSRAGNITYQTSRKSTRAREFYERVLESFSFVKIPSVRVSEADQSERDQSLVRLYETLEGVLVRSGGSRRTQLQKDFEDVIAPVETLVHKVLSESVEAVASELPFRERELGIKLPDSRHALRGMLQQAVITSRDEIEVSIAERGTGFQSAMVLGILRYVASRSKQSSGKVVFVIEEPEAFLHPQTQRAMAKILRDISKDAQLLVTTHSPVLVDSFSVSRIVRMPLSPSGMTYSAKRRDFSAADEGRLTRYCDATNSELVFANAVVIVEGYGDKLVIDYLLERITGCSGGHYAMGIAVIEASSIDTIPHLLHLAQIFGVRAYVVTDKDGVHKAGGNGKRKLLEMLKAKERRPTQDELRTIHQLADENVTSLTAALTQQHELNTALQPWDAFVLSSDLEGLLLDTIGQQGLAAMLGPIGEKQIDKAMSERFATGAQGKEDLASWMGSKGWNSTRKVSAKAKPHLPVVLLREHLSSRSSVPRALRPLDDWLRGIVSEQERSPL; encoded by the coding sequence GTGCACATAGACCGAGTAGACGTCGAGCGATTCCTCGGATTCGAGCACCTGAGTATCGAAGTCGATCCTCAATTGCAGCTCATCGCCGGGCCCAACAACGCTGGCAAATCCTCGCTTCTACGCATTCTCGAGACATTCTTCTCCGATCCGGGCAAGGACGACCTGCAGCGACTGAAGCCTCTGCACGAGTATTACGTCCATGGCGGTCCGCGGATGATGTCGAGCATCCAGGTGCAGTTCACCGGACTCGACGAGAACGAGGCCGAGTACTTCGCGGACGCCGTCACGAAGGGCGTCTTCGCGATCAAGATCTTGTGCTCGCGCGCTGGGAACATCACTTACCAGACGAGCCGCAAGTCCACCCGCGCACGCGAATTCTACGAGCGGGTACTGGAGTCGTTCAGCTTCGTGAAGATCCCATCCGTCCGCGTCAGCGAAGCCGACCAGAGCGAGCGCGACCAGTCGCTGGTGCGGCTCTACGAGACGCTCGAGGGCGTCCTCGTGCGGTCGGGCGGCTCGAGGCGGACGCAGCTTCAGAAGGACTTCGAGGACGTGATCGCACCGGTGGAGACGCTCGTCCACAAAGTGCTGAGCGAATCCGTCGAAGCCGTGGCCTCGGAGCTCCCGTTCCGCGAACGCGAGCTCGGGATCAAGCTGCCCGACTCCCGTCATGCCCTGCGGGGAATGCTGCAGCAGGCAGTCATCACGAGCCGCGACGAGATCGAGGTGTCGATCGCGGAGCGCGGCACTGGCTTCCAATCCGCGATGGTGCTCGGCATCCTTCGCTACGTCGCGTCGCGCAGCAAGCAGTCGTCGGGAAAGGTCGTGTTTGTCATCGAGGAACCTGAAGCGTTCCTCCATCCGCAGACGCAGCGTGCGATGGCGAAGATTCTCCGGGACATCTCCAAGGACGCGCAGCTCCTCGTGACCACCCACAGCCCAGTGCTGGTGGACTCCTTCTCTGTCAGCCGGATTGTCCGGATGCCATTGAGCCCGAGCGGGATGACGTACTCCGCCAAGCGCCGAGACTTCTCCGCCGCCGACGAAGGCCGCCTCACTCGGTACTGCGATGCGACCAACAGCGAGCTCGTGTTCGCGAACGCCGTCGTCATCGTCGAGGGGTACGGCGACAAGCTGGTGATCGACTACCTGCTGGAACGGATCACCGGATGCTCCGGCGGCCACTACGCGATGGGCATCGCCGTCATCGAGGCGTCGAGCATCGACACGATCCCGCATCTCCTTCATCTCGCGCAGATATTCGGCGTCCGCGCGTACGTCGTCACCGACAAGGACGGCGTCCACAAGGCCGGCGGGAACGGGAAGCGGAAGCTGCTCGAGATGTTGAAGGCGAAGGAGCGCAGGCCGACCCAGGACGAGCTGCGGACGATCCACCAGTTGGCAGACGAGAACGTCACGAGCCTGACGGCTGCCCTGACCCAGCAACACGAGTTGAACACTGCGCTCCAGCCGTGGGACGCGTTCGTACTGTCGTCGGATCTGGAGGGTCTCCTTCTCGACACGATCGGACAACAGGGCCTCGCGGCGATGCTCGGGCCGATCGGCGAGAAGCAGATCGACAAGGCGATGTCGGAGCGCTTCGCGACCGGCGCTCAGGGGAAGGAAGACCTGGCGTCCTGGATGGGTTCCAAGGGCTGGAACTCCACCCGCAAAGTCTCAGCGAAGGCCAAGCCGCACCTACCCGTTGTGCTGCTCCGGGAGCATCTGAGTTCGCGTTCCTCGGTGCCCCGGGCGCTCCGCCCGCTGGACGACTGGCTGCGCGGCATCGTCTCCGAGCAGGAGCGGTCGCCACTCTGA
- a CDS encoding Abi family protein produces MHDEVKAYRSYEDQVALLAERGMDVGDHDVAAGVLQRINYYRLSGYWYPFRQKTPDGRGDDFYPGTRLEDVVALYDFDARLRAATFSVLAPIELAIRALLGHELGRIDPRAHLEPTLLGPTARNRAGDQSDSYSRWRRNYEAELGQSREDFVAHHHLKYGGTLPVWAAVELLDWGSLTYLYGYAPRSVQDAVADACGLRAPQLTSWLKSLNLVRNTCAHHGRLFNRVHTLTPKLPRVGVYPDLDSATTEWNRTFGQLTLIQFLLDRLDLGRMRMLPAVVQTYPHVTLLPLSHLGAGRDWQIASRLWAM; encoded by the coding sequence ATGCACGACGAGGTGAAGGCGTACCGAAGCTACGAGGATCAGGTTGCGCTACTCGCGGAACGTGGCATGGACGTTGGCGACCATGACGTTGCCGCCGGGGTCCTCCAGCGGATCAACTATTACCGCCTAAGTGGCTACTGGTATCCGTTTCGGCAGAAGACCCCGGATGGTCGCGGTGATGACTTCTACCCCGGTACTCGGTTGGAGGACGTTGTCGCTCTCTACGACTTTGACGCTCGACTTCGTGCTGCGACCTTCTCGGTGCTTGCGCCGATCGAGCTCGCGATCCGCGCGTTGCTGGGCCATGAGCTAGGACGGATTGATCCGCGCGCGCATCTCGAGCCGACGCTCCTCGGCCCGACCGCGCGCAACCGTGCTGGAGATCAGAGCGATTCGTACAGCCGTTGGCGCAGGAACTACGAAGCGGAACTCGGACAGTCGCGCGAGGACTTCGTCGCGCATCATCATCTCAAGTACGGTGGAACGCTTCCCGTGTGGGCTGCCGTTGAGTTGTTGGACTGGGGATCGCTGACCTACCTCTACGGTTACGCGCCACGAAGCGTTCAAGACGCGGTCGCTGATGCGTGCGGACTTCGCGCTCCGCAGCTGACGAGCTGGTTGAAGTCGCTGAACCTCGTACGGAACACGTGCGCTCATCACGGTCGGCTCTTCAACCGTGTCCACACGTTGACGCCGAAGCTACCCAGAGTCGGCGTCTATCCTGACCTTGACTCGGCGACGACCGAATGGAATCGTACATTCGGTCAGCTGACGCTCATCCAGTTCCTTCTTGACCGACTTGACCTCGGCAGGATGCGGATGCTGCCGGCTGTGGTGCAGACCTATCCGCACGTGACGCTGCTTCCTCTATCGCATCTGGGTGCAGGGCGCGACTGGCAGATCGCGAGTCGACTGTGGGCCATGTAG
- a CDS encoding YfbU family protein: MAVLNIRVEDYVRDILKGKADDEGVTISEYVRDLLMAAIIPVGTAATVEHGDEPAPESMNLFERQVLAGIHRILAHVVPENGHDEDCDFDYQIMRAKILEEGYTGQYWFTTAGFSTELSKRDCERVVDVLDMFRIITYSVEHLAEAGTPIDDELREDLEFAGFDHNDALEGHMASYVRFLMSDERKWEELRPQLERHDNGNSHARMLGVYDRMLAEYRRIMDGRERGYRRDSYLLSHDELVQIKEAQTHPSNRRKAED; this comes from the coding sequence ATGGCTGTTTTGAACATCAGGGTCGAGGACTACGTTCGCGACATCCTGAAGGGCAAGGCGGATGACGAGGGGGTGACCATCAGTGAGTATGTTCGGGACCTGCTTATGGCTGCGATCATTCCGGTGGGGACGGCGGCGACTGTCGAGCATGGAGATGAGCCTGCGCCGGAGTCAATGAATCTGTTTGAGCGGCAGGTCCTCGCGGGGATTCATCGCATCCTGGCGCACGTGGTGCCGGAGAACGGCCATGACGAGGATTGTGACTTCGACTACCAGATCATGCGCGCGAAGATCCTCGAGGAGGGCTACACCGGGCAGTACTGGTTCACGACAGCAGGCTTCAGCACGGAACTGTCGAAGCGCGATTGCGAGCGCGTCGTCGATGTCCTCGATATGTTTCGGATCATCACCTACAGCGTCGAGCATCTCGCGGAAGCGGGTACGCCGATCGATGACGAGCTCCGCGAGGATCTTGAGTTCGCAGGCTTCGACCATAACGATGCCCTCGAAGGGCATATGGCGAGCTACGTTCGGTTCCTCATGAGCGACGAGCGTAAGTGGGAGGAACTCCGACCTCAGCTCGAGCGGCACGACAACGGGAACTCCCACGCGCGCATGCTCGGGGTGTATGACCGGATGCTGGCGGAGTACCGGCGCATCATGGACGGTCGGGAGCGCGGCTATCGGCGAGACAGCTACCTGCTGTCGCATGACGAACTCGTGCAGATCAAGGAGGCGCAGACGCACCCGTCGAACCGCCGGAAAGCGGAGGACTGA
- a CDS encoding CYTH domain-containing protein, which produces MSAGSHGASSVEVESKYDVDETTPLPDWSELPGVARVGEPEPRDLDARYLDTPAADLARAGVAVRRRFGGPDAGWHVKGPARAGGRTETQWPLGADVDPDAEPVVPPAVQDAVASIAAPPFTPLARVRNHRTAYALLDADGGEVAEFVDDRVRATDERRGVESAWREWEVELGPAGPSDDDGRAAFFAAVDAAVFASGGRPAASGSKLARTLGH; this is translated from the coding sequence TTGAGCGCAGGCTCCCACGGGGCCTCGAGCGTCGAGGTCGAGTCGAAGTACGACGTCGACGAGACCACCCCGCTTCCCGACTGGTCGGAGCTTCCCGGCGTCGCGCGCGTCGGCGAGCCCGAGCCGCGTGACCTCGACGCGCGGTATCTCGACACCCCCGCGGCCGATCTCGCTCGCGCGGGCGTCGCGGTGCGGCGGCGCTTCGGAGGTCCCGACGCCGGGTGGCACGTGAAGGGTCCCGCGCGGGCCGGGGGACGCACCGAGACGCAGTGGCCCCTCGGTGCCGACGTCGATCCCGACGCCGAGCCGGTCGTGCCTCCGGCGGTTCAGGATGCCGTCGCCTCGATCGCCGCGCCGCCGTTCACGCCGCTCGCGCGGGTGCGGAATCACCGCACGGCGTATGCGCTCCTCGACGCCGACGGGGGAGAGGTCGCCGAGTTCGTCGATGATCGCGTCCGTGCGACGGACGAGCGTCGTGGCGTCGAATCCGCGTGGCGTGAGTGGGAGGTCGAGCTCGGCCCCGCCGGGCCGTCCGACGACGACGGTCGCGCGGCGTTCTTCGCCGCGGTCGACGCGGCGGTGTTCGCCTCGGGAGGTCGCCCCGCGGCATCCGGATCCAAGTTGGCCCGCACGCTCGGCCACTGA
- a CDS encoding glutamine amidotransferase, whose translation MTTTDLPGERPFVLLATRAEDRPADEEYALFLRYTGLPPERLLRVRLERDAMPDLDLDEISGILVGGSPFNASDPLEKKSAVQRRVEAEMAALVDDVVARDLPFLGACYGVGTLGTYLDADIDGTYAEPISVVDVTLTDAGRADPLAAGMPRTFAAFVGHKEAITTLPSRATLLASSPTCPVQMFRVGENVYATQFHPELDVDGIVTRIHAYAAFGYFAADELDLTLAAVRRAPVHAPSRLLRTFVERYAR comes from the coding sequence GTGACGACGACGGACCTGCCCGGGGAGCGACCGTTCGTCCTGCTCGCCACCCGCGCCGAAGACCGCCCGGCCGACGAGGAGTACGCCCTCTTCCTGCGCTACACCGGTCTCCCGCCCGAGCGGCTGCTGCGCGTCCGTCTGGAGCGCGACGCCATGCCCGACCTCGACCTCGACGAGATCTCGGGCATCCTCGTCGGCGGCAGCCCGTTCAACGCGTCGGACCCTCTCGAGAAGAAGTCGGCGGTCCAACGTCGGGTCGAGGCCGAGATGGCCGCGCTCGTCGACGACGTGGTCGCGCGCGATCTCCCCTTCCTGGGCGCGTGCTACGGCGTGGGGACGCTGGGGACCTACCTGGATGCCGACATCGACGGCACCTACGCGGAACCGATCAGCGTGGTCGACGTGACCCTGACCGACGCCGGTCGCGCGGATCCCCTCGCCGCCGGGATGCCCCGGACCTTCGCGGCGTTCGTCGGCCACAAGGAGGCCATCACGACGCTGCCGTCGCGGGCGACCCTGCTGGCATCGTCGCCGACGTGCCCGGTGCAGATGTTCCGGGTGGGCGAGAACGTCTACGCGACGCAGTTCCACCCCGAGCTCGACGTCGACGGGATCGTCACGCGCATCCACGCGTACGCCGCGTTCGGATACTTCGCCGCCGACGAGCTCGACCTCACGCTCGCGGCGGTGCGGCGCGCTCCCGTCCACGCTCCGTCGCGCCTGCTCCGCACGTTCGTGGAGCGCTACGCGCGCTGA
- a CDS encoding NAD(P)H-hydrate epimerase, which translates to MAESAPARVAAYTADAVRAAEAPLLAEGRPLMRWAARALADVAIAELRVAPGAVLVLAGAGDNGGDALFAAADLLQAADRVDVVLVRNRVHREALDTAVAAGARVVSVSEASTHVDEYALVLDGILGIGRLADRRLRGSARALVERLLALPDRPRVVAVDVPSGLDPDDGTADAIVLPADVTVTFGALKAGLVRGRGPGLAGRVHLVDLGLEPYLRRAHPAVTAAIEVVREDPRTRA; encoded by the coding sequence GTGGCTGAGTCCGCGCCCGCGCGGGTCGCGGCTTACACCGCCGACGCCGTCCGTGCTGCCGAGGCCCCTCTTCTGGCTGAGGGACGTCCCCTCATGCGCTGGGCGGCCCGGGCTCTCGCCGACGTCGCGATCGCCGAACTCCGTGTCGCCCCGGGTGCGGTCCTCGTCCTCGCGGGCGCGGGAGACAACGGGGGAGATGCGCTCTTCGCCGCCGCTGACCTCCTTCAGGCGGCGGACCGCGTCGACGTCGTCCTCGTCCGCAACCGCGTCCACCGCGAAGCACTCGACACGGCGGTGGCCGCCGGGGCGCGCGTCGTCTCCGTGTCGGAGGCCTCCACCCACGTGGATGAGTACGCCCTCGTCCTCGACGGCATCCTGGGCATCGGGCGTCTCGCCGACCGGCGGCTGCGGGGGAGCGCCCGCGCCCTCGTCGAGCGCCTCCTCGCGCTTCCGGACCGCCCGCGGGTCGTCGCCGTCGACGTGCCGAGCGGGCTCGACCCCGACGACGGGACCGCGGATGCCATCGTCCTCCCCGCCGATGTCACGGTCACGTTCGGTGCCCTCAAGGCCGGCCTCGTGCGCGGGCGCGGACCCGGGCTCGCCGGCCGCGTGCACCTCGTCGACCTCGGTCTCGAGCCCTATCTGCGGCGTGCGCACCCCGCCGTGACCGCCGCGATCGAGGTGGTCCGGGAGGACCCGCGCACGCGGGCCTGA
- a CDS encoding YhjD/YihY/BrkB family envelope integrity protein: MADLIRRVTAWALSLRLVRAFLVYSGARGPTLADSVTYRTLFSLFAAVLLGFSAAAIWLSGNPEGLAALERSVNNVVPGLVGTDGLLDVSAIKAPTEFTIAGVIATIGLLGAAIGAIGSLRTALRQIAGVTTDDTLPVLVIVRNLAVAVGIGIALVGAALVTFLATAGLTFVRGLLGISADSWVTAVLTWALSTIVVLALDTAAVAVAFAVLAGVKTRRRTLWRGALLGGVGLVVLQQLSGLFVGGAGNNPLLTTFASLIALLLWLNLSSQVILIAGAWITVATEEDHDRVRAKYGATTLIQFRVRRAEKAVQAATGELEAAREAEAKERETLAKNDPAAADREDDAERAASRG, from the coding sequence ATGGCCGACCTCATCCGTCGCGTCACCGCGTGGGCTCTGTCGCTCCGCCTCGTGCGCGCCTTCCTCGTCTATTCGGGCGCGCGGGGGCCCACGCTCGCCGACAGCGTCACCTATCGCACCCTCTTCAGCCTGTTCGCCGCGGTGTTGCTCGGCTTCTCGGCCGCCGCGATCTGGCTCTCGGGGAACCCCGAGGGCCTCGCGGCGCTCGAGCGGTCGGTGAACAACGTCGTGCCCGGGCTGGTGGGCACCGACGGGCTGCTCGACGTCAGCGCGATCAAAGCGCCGACGGAGTTCACCATCGCGGGTGTGATCGCGACGATCGGTCTGCTCGGCGCGGCGATCGGCGCGATCGGCTCCCTGCGCACGGCCCTCCGCCAGATCGCGGGAGTGACCACCGATGACACTCTGCCCGTCCTCGTCATCGTGCGTAATCTCGCCGTCGCCGTCGGCATCGGCATCGCGCTCGTGGGGGCCGCCCTCGTGACGTTCCTCGCGACGGCCGGTCTCACCTTCGTGCGCGGCCTCCTCGGCATCTCCGCCGACTCGTGGGTGACCGCCGTGTTGACGTGGGCGCTCTCGACGATCGTCGTCTTGGCGCTCGACACCGCCGCGGTGGCGGTCGCTTTCGCCGTGCTGGCGGGCGTGAAGACCCGTCGCCGCACGCTGTGGCGAGGGGCGCTGCTCGGAGGCGTCGGCCTGGTCGTGCTGCAGCAGCTGTCGGGTCTGTTCGTCGGCGGGGCGGGCAACAACCCGCTGCTGACCACGTTCGCCTCGCTCATCGCGCTCCTGCTGTGGCTCAACCTCTCGAGTCAGGTCATCCTCATCGCCGGAGCCTGGATCACCGTCGCCACCGAAGAAGACCACGACCGGGTCCGAGCGAAGTACGGCGCGACCACGTTGATCCAGTTCCGCGTCCGCCGAGCCGAGAAAGCGGTGCAGGCCGCCACGGGCGAGTTGGAGGCCGCCCGCGAGGCGGAGGCCAAGGAACGCGAGACGCTCGCGAAGAACGACCCCGCCGCGGCGGATCGTGAAGACGACGCCGAGCGGGCGGCATCCCGTGGCTGA
- a CDS encoding A24 family peptidase, which produces MPWPLVAALSVFAGLSVVLAMVDARTRRLPDAILVPGGAAVVVLLGGAAVAIGEPARLVGIAAGALSAFAGCLAMHLARPAAFGGGDVKLAALCGAVLGWHGLEAVASGIALAFLAGGIGAAGVLLAGARGRSIAFGPFLLFGAWWRVIAGL; this is translated from the coding sequence ATGCCATGGCCTCTGGTCGCCGCTCTGTCGGTGTTCGCCGGTCTCAGCGTGGTGCTCGCGATGGTCGACGCGCGGACCCGACGCCTCCCCGACGCGATCCTGGTGCCGGGCGGCGCCGCGGTGGTGGTGTTGCTGGGCGGGGCCGCGGTCGCGATCGGCGAGCCCGCACGACTTGTGGGGATCGCCGCCGGCGCCCTCAGCGCGTTCGCGGGATGTCTCGCGATGCACCTCGCGCGGCCGGCGGCATTCGGCGGGGGAGACGTCAAGCTGGCGGCCCTCTGCGGGGCGGTGCTCGGGTGGCACGGCCTCGAGGCCGTGGCATCCGGAATCGCCCTCGCCTTCCTCGCGGGTGGGATCGGCGCCGCCGGAGTTCTCCTCGCCGGAGCGCGAGGTCGGTCGATCGCGTTCGGGCCGTTCCTGCTGTTCGGCGCGTGGTGGCGGGTGATCGCGGGGCTGTGA
- a CDS encoding DUF1905 domain-containing protein: MIVRFEGDVYRWEARTDSDWYFVALPPDLSDDIRETQTFRRGFGGVRVDATIGDSVFRTSIFPQADGVYVLPLKRAVRDAEGISPGDIVLVDLLVLDA, translated from the coding sequence ATGATCGTGCGTTTCGAGGGCGATGTCTACCGGTGGGAGGCCCGCACCGACAGCGACTGGTACTTCGTGGCCCTTCCGCCCGACCTGAGCGACGACATCCGCGAGACGCAGACCTTCCGCCGAGGCTTCGGCGGTGTCCGCGTCGACGCGACGATCGGCGACTCGGTCTTCCGCACGTCGATCTTCCCCCAGGCCGACGGGGTCTACGTGCTTCCCCTCAAACGCGCCGTGCGCGACGCCGAGGGCATCTCTCCCGGCGACATCGTCCTCGTCGACCTTCTCGTGCTCGACGCCTGA
- a CDS encoding DUF2809 domain-containing protein: MTLGRRRSAAAVALVVVVALGLVVARGLPDSDLSDISGDALYAVAVYTALVLVWPGARRGLLGVVAAAWSVGVEFLQLTGVPADLAGRFPPAALVLGSGFDPRDLAVYLLAAAIALTIDAGASALLLHRGDRRAGVGGSP; the protein is encoded by the coding sequence GTGACACTCGGGCGACGACGGTCCGCGGCGGCGGTGGCGCTCGTCGTGGTCGTCGCCCTGGGGCTGGTGGTCGCGCGCGGACTTCCCGACTCCGACCTGTCCGACATCTCCGGAGACGCGCTGTACGCCGTGGCCGTCTACACCGCGTTGGTGCTGGTGTGGCCGGGCGCTCGTCGAGGCCTCCTCGGGGTGGTGGCGGCCGCCTGGAGCGTGGGCGTCGAGTTCCTTCAGCTCACCGGGGTGCCGGCGGATCTTGCCGGGCGATTCCCGCCCGCGGCGCTCGTTCTCGGGAGCGGCTTCGACCCTCGCGACCTGGCGGTGTACCTGCTCGCCGCCGCCATCGCGCTGACGATCGACGCGGGCGCGAGCGCACTCCTCCTGCACAGGGGAGACCGCCGAGCCGGCGTCGGAGGTTCCCCGTAG
- a CDS encoding mismatch-specific DNA-glycosylase — protein MGYTRAELESFRDATIPDLVEPGVRLLFVGINPGLWTAATGTPFSRPGNRFWPALVEAGILPRLPRYAEPLSDADRSMILGAGLGVSNLVARATARADELSREELRAGAAALTERVAAWRPRAIAVVGLTAYREGFQRPRAVAGRQDDEIAGVPTWVLPNPSGLNAHDTVATLARAYAEPARAAGVLA, from the coding sequence ATGGGGTACACGCGCGCCGAGCTGGAGTCGTTCCGGGATGCCACGATCCCCGACCTCGTCGAGCCCGGGGTCCGGCTGCTCTTCGTCGGGATCAACCCGGGCCTGTGGACGGCGGCGACCGGCACACCCTTCTCGCGGCCGGGCAATCGCTTCTGGCCGGCGCTCGTCGAGGCGGGGATCCTGCCGCGCCTCCCGCGGTACGCGGAGCCGCTGAGCGACGCGGACCGGAGCATGATCCTCGGCGCCGGGCTCGGCGTGTCGAACCTCGTCGCCCGGGCGACGGCGCGCGCCGACGAGCTGTCGCGCGAGGAACTGCGAGCGGGCGCGGCGGCGCTGACGGAGCGGGTGGCCGCGTGGCGTCCGCGTGCGATCGCGGTGGTCGGGCTGACGGCGTACCGCGAGGGCTTCCAGCGCCCGAGAGCCGTCGCGGGGCGGCAGGACGACGAGATCGCCGGAGTTCCCACGTGGGTCCTGCCCAACCCGAGCGGTCTGAACGCCCACGACACCGTCGCGACCCTCGCGCGCGCGTACGCCGAGCCCGCGCGCGCGGCGGGGGTTCTCGCGTGA